A region from the Acomys russatus chromosome 22, mAcoRus1.1, whole genome shotgun sequence genome encodes:
- the Sod3 gene encoding extracellular superoxide dismutase [Cu-Zn], giving the protein MLAFLFWSLLLASRGSVTWTMLDPGESSVNLAETRPDLVEMINQTHAKVLEIWLELGRQREVNVTESHAVCRVQPSATLATDQPRVTGLVLFRQLAPGAKLEAFFDLEGFPAEPNASSRAIHVHQFGDLSQGCESTGPHYNPLAVPHPQHPGDFGNFVIRDGRLWKHRNGLMASLTGPHSIVGRSVVVHAGEDDLGRGGNQASLQNGNAGRRLACCVVGASDSLAWERQTKEHAERKKRRRESECKTT; this is encoded by the coding sequence ATGCTGGCCTTCTTGTTCTGGAGCTTGCTTTTGGCATCCCGTGGCTCTGTCACCTGGACCATGCTGGACCCCGGGGAGTCCAGCGTCAATTTAGCAGAGACCAGGCCTGACCTGGTTGAGATGATAAACCAAACTCATGCCAAAGTGCTGGAGATTTGGTTGGAGTTGGGACGGCAGCGGGAAGTGAACGTCACGGAGTCGCACGCGGTCTGCAGGGTGCAGCCTTCAGCTACACTAGCAACTGATCAGCCGCGGGTCACCGGTCTGGTCCTTTTCCGGCAGCTGGCGCCCGGCGCCAAGCTTGAGGCCTTCTTCGATCTGGAGGGCTTCCCTGCCGAGCCGAACGCCTCCAGCCGCGCCATCCACGTGCATCAGTTCGGGGACCTGAGCCAGGGCTGCGAGTCCACTGGACCGCACTACAACCCTCTGGCAGTGCCGCACCCTCAGCACCCGGGAGACTTCGGCAACTTCGTGATCCGCGACGGTCGCCTCTGGAAGCACCGCAACGGCTTGATGGCGTCGCTGACCGGCCCGCACTCGATCGTGGGTCGCTCTGTGGTGGTCCACGCTGGTGAGGACGACCTGGGCCGCGGCGGCAACCAGGCTAGCTTACAGAACGGCAATGCGGGTCGCCGGCTCGCCTGTTGCGTGGTGGGCGCCAGCGACTCCTTGGCCTGGGAGCGCCAGACAAAGGAGCACGCTGAGCGCAAGAAGCGGCGGCGGGAGAGCGAGTGCAAGACCACTTAA